One Pararge aegeria chromosome 1, ilParAegt1.1, whole genome shotgun sequence genomic region harbors:
- the LOC120625503 gene encoding coiled-coil domain-containing protein 103, whose protein sequence is MNKRLNQDDITAMESQLKQSVEEDRRYWRVNNVKCDAIHTAKTYEEFADRVAAAHLRPLNKADFSKKVSRGWNQYAAPDPRD, encoded by the exons ATGAACAAGCGGCTAAATCAGGACGATATAACAGCGATGGAGAGTCAGCTGAAACAAAGCGTTGAAGAGGACCGCCGGTACTGGCGCGTCAACAATGTAAAGTGCGATGCGATCCACACTGCAAAAACCTATGAAGAATTTGC GGATCGCGTAGCGGCCGCTCATTTACGTCCCTTGAACAAAGCCGATTTTTCAAAGAAAGTATCCAGAGGTTGGAACCAGTATGCTGCTCCAGATCCACGTGATTAA